The Rhopalosiphum maidis isolate BTI-1 chromosome 1, ASM367621v3, whole genome shotgun sequence genome has a segment encoding these proteins:
- the LOC113550031 gene encoding uncharacterized protein LOC113550031 isoform X1, with protein MKFYAVFGVLAALALNALADETKDSIPATVSSAIDRATAVTKATIASDTNETWSLIPSSYGAALAAGGAVVIGVVVLLAISAIVSPLFGYRLCQIFSTCDVPAAGTGYSADAYQSYPPTYNKRSIEYVKPILQVLNSAYEKYGHGAIPAGLANTMRNVNAQQ; from the exons ATGAAATTCTACGCAGTTTTCGGTGTCTTGGCAGCTTTGGCTCTGAACGCTCTCGCCGATGAAACCAAAGATAGCATCCCGGCAACAGTCTCGTCGGCCATCGATCGGGCTACAGCCGTTACGAAAGCTACCATTGCAAGCGATACTA atgaaACTTGGTCATTAATCCCGAGTAGCTATGGCGCGGCTCTGGCAGCTGGCGGAGCGGTCGTGATCGGAGTCGTCGTGTTGCTTGCGATCTCAGCCATTGTCAGCCCGTTGTTCGGCTACAGACTTTGCCAGATATTCAGCACCTGCGATGTCCCAGCAGCAGGAACAGGGTACAGCGCAGACGCATACCAATCATACCCACCGACTTACAACAAGAG atccATCGAGTACGTCAAACCGATCTTGCAAGTATTGAACTCTGCCTATGAAAAATACGGACACGGCGCTATTCCAGCAGGTTTGGCCAACACGATGAGAAACGTCAACGCACAACAATAA
- the LOC113550030 gene encoding alpha,alpha-trehalose-phosphate synthase [UDP-forming]-like isoform X3 yields the protein MGNKKREINAPLIVVSNRLPFVLGKNADGDLVRKQSAGGLVTAVAPVVVECNGTWIGWSGSFDLKPNDPIPESDPEDKAPTAGLKSSQIIPVHLDKSEIEEFYNGCCNGTFWPLFHSMPDRANFVSRDWKTYCKVNDKFADCTLDALRDAIKTLDNAGDYHTAPLVWIHDYQLLTTATKIRQVCEAENLRCKLGFFLHIPFPSWDIMRLLPWDDQVLQGMLAYDFTAFHIEDYCLNFIDCCCRRLGCRVDRTNMLVELAGRTIQVKALPIGIPFDRFVQLSEKAPAFLNLSDDVKVILGVDRLDYTKGLVHRILAFEKFLDKYPEHREKVVLLQISVPSRTDVKEYKQLKDETELLIGRINGRFSMPNWSPIRYIYGCLSQEQLAALYRDCAVALVTPLRDGMNLVAKEFVACQIRTPGVLILSPFAGAGGTMHEALLVNPYELDEMANVLHRALRMPLDERELRMTQLRHREQLLDVNYWMTSFFSSMGALGDDSGDGKADDGTGLPSKSMQLQLDDFDMYLSNHIAGAGKLSLILDYDGTLTHLTSHPDLAVMSEETVKVLQRLSRMPDVNIAIISGRTLDNVKSMVGIENVTYAGSHGIEILHPDGTNFVHPVPRQYEQKVAELQKVLRDEVCGDGAWVENKGVMLTYHYREVPAARREHLERRAVEIFEAAGFEPHRGFLAIEGKPPVTWDQGRASIYILRTTYGVDWSERVRVVYAGNEDAMLALQGIACTFRVDPSPMVQTAADFRLSGPDAVLTMLKWVEKEMHKRLPTLGGRTVSNSRLQNAALAHSIRSQMSIDQKEEEKEKMILLARRSKLTTT from the exons ATGGGAAATAAAAAGAGAGAAATCAACGCTCCTCTCATCGTCGTTTCCAATCGACTTCCATTCGTGTTGGGTAAAAACGCAGACGGAGACTTAGTACGGAAACAAAG tgcCGGTGGTCTTGTAACGGCCGTCGCACCAGTTGTTGTCGAATGTAATGGCACATGGATTGGATGGTCCGGTTCCTTCGATTTAAAACCAAATGATCCAATTCCGGAATCTGATCCGGAAGACAAAGCTCCAACAGCTGGACTCAAATCTAGTCAA attATTCCGGTACACTTAGATAAAAGTGAAATCGAAGAATTTTACAACGGTTGTTGTAATGGCACGTTTTGGCCATTATTTCACTCGATGCCCGATCGTGCAAATTTCGTATCTAGGGACTGgaaa ACATACTGTAAAGTCAACGACAAGTTTGCCGATTGCACGCTGGACGCCCTGCGGGATGCTATAAAAACCCTAGACAACGCCGGAGATTACCATACGGCTCCCTTGGTGTGGATCCATGATTATCAGCTACTGACAACCGCGACTAAAATTCGTCAAGTGTGCGAAGCAGAAAATTTGAGGTGTAAACTGGGATTCTTCTTACATATACCGTTTCCATCGTGGGACATTATGAGACTGTTGCCTTGGGACGATCAAGTTCTCCAGGGAATGTTGG CTTACGATTTCACCGCGTTCCATATCGAGGACTACTGCTTGAACTTCATTGACTGCTGCTGTCGGCGGCTAGGATGCCGCGTGGACCGGACCAACATGTTGGTGGAGTTGGCCGGTAGGACCATACAGGTGAAAGCGCTGCCGATTGGAATACCGTTCGACCGTTTCGTCCAATTGTCGGAGAAGGCCCCGGCGTTCCTGAACCTGTCGGACGATGTCAAGGTAATACTGGGTGTGGACAGACTGGACTACACCAAGGGTCTGGTGCACCGGATCTTGGCGTTCGAGAAGTTCCTGGACAAGTACCCGGAGCACCGGGAGAAGGTGGTGCTGCTGCAGATCTCAGTGCCATCCAGGACGGACGTTAAGGAGTACAAACAGCTCAAGGACGAGACAGAACTGCTGATCGGCCGCATCAACGGCCGGTTCTCGATGCCCAACTGGTCGCCGATCCGGTACATCTACGGGTGCCTGAGCCAAGAGCAGTTGGCCGCCCTGTACCGGGACTGCGCGGTGGCCCTGGTGACGCCACTCCGGGACGGTATGAACCTGGTGGCGAAGGAGTTCGTGGCGTGCCAGATCCGGACGCCGGGTGTGTTGATCCTGTCGCCGTTCGCCGGTGCCGGGGGCACCATGCACGAGGCGCTGCTGGTCAACCCGTACGAGCTGGACGAGATGGCCAACGTGCTGCACCGGGCCCTGCGGATGCCGCTGGACGAGCGCGAGTTGCGCATGACGCAGCTCAGGCACCGCGAACAGCTGCTGGACGTCAACTACTGGATGACGTCGTTCTTCTCGTCGATGGGCGCGTTGGGCGACGACTCGGGTGACGGCAAAGCCGACGACGGTACCGGACTGCCGTCCAAGAGCATGCAACTGCAGCTGGACGACTTCGACATGTACCTGAGCAACCACATCGCGGGCGCGGGCAAGCTGAGCTTGATCCTGGACTACGACGGCACACTCACGCACCTCACGTCGCACCCCGACCTGGCCGTCATGTCCGAGGAGACGGTCAAGGTGCTGCAGCGGCTCAGCCGCATGCCGGACGTGAACATCGCCATCATATCGGGCCGGACGCTGGACAACGTCAAGTCCATGGTGGGCATCGAGAACGTGACGTACGCGGGCAGCCACGGCATCGAGATCCTGCACCCGGACGGCACCAACTTCGTGCACCCGGTGCCCAGGCAGTACGAGCAAAAGGTGGCCGAGCTGCAGAAGGTGCTCAGGGACGAGGTGTGCGGCGACGGCGCTTGGGTGGAGAACAAGGGCGTGATGCTGACGTACCACTACCGGGAGGTGCCGGCCGCCCGGCGCGAACACCTGGAACGCCGAGCTGTGGAGATATTCGAGGCGGCCGGTTTCGAGCCGCACCGCGGGTTCCTGGCCATCGAGGGCAAGCCGCCGGTCACGTGGGACCAGGGCCGCGCGTCCATTTACATACTGCGCACCACGTACGGCGTCGACTGGTCCGAGCGAGTGCGCGTCGTGTACGCGGGCAACGAGGACGCCATGTTGGCGCTGCAGGGCATAGCGTGCACGTTCCGCGTCGACCCGTCGCCGATGGTCCAGACGGCCGCCGACTTCCGGTTGTCCGGTCCCGACGCCGTGCTCACTATGCTCAAGTGGGTGGAGAAGGAGATGCACAAGCGGCTGCCGACGCTCGGCGGCCGGACGGTCAGCAACAGCCGGTTGCAGAACGCGGCGCTGGCGCACAGCATCCGGTCACAGATGAGCATCGACCAGAAGGAGGAGGAGAAGGAGAAGATGATCCTACTTGCCCGGAGGTCCAAACTCACCACCACTTGA
- the LOC113550031 gene encoding uncharacterized protein LOC113550031 isoform X2, with protein sequence MKFYAVFGVLAALALNALADETKDSIPATVSSAIDRATAVTKATIASDTKTWSLIPSSYGAALAAGGAVVIGVVVLLAISAIVSPLFGYRLCQIFSTCDVPAAGTGYSADAYQSYPPTYNKRSIEYVKPILQVLNSAYEKYGHGAIPAGLANTMRNVNAQQ encoded by the exons ATGAAATTCTACGCAGTTTTCGGTGTCTTGGCAGCTTTGGCTCTGAACGCTCTCGCCGATGAAACCAAAGATAGCATCCCGGCAACAGTCTCGTCGGCCATCGATCGGGCTACAGCCGTTACGAAAGCTACCATTGCAAGCGATACTA aaACTTGGTCATTAATCCCGAGTAGCTATGGCGCGGCTCTGGCAGCTGGCGGAGCGGTCGTGATCGGAGTCGTCGTGTTGCTTGCGATCTCAGCCATTGTCAGCCCGTTGTTCGGCTACAGACTTTGCCAGATATTCAGCACCTGCGATGTCCCAGCAGCAGGAACAGGGTACAGCGCAGACGCATACCAATCATACCCACCGACTTACAACAAGAG atccATCGAGTACGTCAAACCGATCTTGCAAGTATTGAACTCTGCCTATGAAAAATACGGACACGGCGCTATTCCAGCAGGTTTGGCCAACACGATGAGAAACGTCAACGCACAACAATAA
- the LOC113550030 gene encoding alpha,alpha-trehalose-phosphate synthase [UDP-forming]-like isoform X2, with the protein MGFFKDLSGMGNKKREINAPLIVVSNRLPFVLGKNADGDLVRKQSAGGLVTAVAPVVVECNGTWIGWSGSFDLKPNDPIPESDPEDKAPTAGLKSSQIIPVHLDKSEIEEFYNGCCNGTFWPLFHSMPDRANFVSRDWKTYCKVNDKFADCTLDALRDAIKTLDNAGDYHTAPLVWIHDYQLLTTATKIRQVCEAENLRCKLGFFLHIPFPSWDIMRLLPWDDQVLQGMLAYDFTAFHIEDYCLNFIDCCCRRLGCRVDRTNMLVELAGRTIQVKALPIGIPFDRFVQLSEKAPAFLNLSDDVKVILGVDRLDYTKGLVHRILAFEKFLDKYPEHREKVVLLQISVPSRTDVKEYKQLKDETELLIGRINGRFSMPNWSPIRYIYGCLSQEQLAALYRDCAVALVTPLRDGMNLVAKEFVACQIRTPGVLILSPFAGAGGTMHEALLVNPYELDEMANVLHRALRMPLDERELRMTQLRHREQLLDVNYWMTSFFSSMGALGDDSGDGKADDGTGLPSKSMQLQLDDFDMYLSNHIAGAGKLSLILDYDGTLTHLTSHPDLAVMSEETVKVLQRLSRMPDVNIAIISGRTLDNVKSMVGIENVTYAGSHGIEILHPDGTNFVHPVPRQYEQKVAELQKVLRDEVCGDGAWVENKGVMLTYHYREVPAARREHLERRAVEIFEAAGFEPHRGFLAIEGKPPVTWDQGRASIYILRTTYGVDWSERVRVVYAGNEDAMLALQGIACTFRVDPSPMVQTAADFRLSGPDAVLTMLKWVEKEMHKRLPTLGGRTVSNSRLQNAALAHSIRSQMSIDQKEEEKEKMILLARRSKLTTT; encoded by the exons ATGGGATTCTTCAAAG ATTTATCCGGCATGGGAAATAAAAAGAGAGAAATCAACGCTCCTCTCATCGTCGTTTCCAATCGACTTCCATTCGTGTTGGGTAAAAACGCAGACGGAGACTTAGTACGGAAACAAAG tgcCGGTGGTCTTGTAACGGCCGTCGCACCAGTTGTTGTCGAATGTAATGGCACATGGATTGGATGGTCCGGTTCCTTCGATTTAAAACCAAATGATCCAATTCCGGAATCTGATCCGGAAGACAAAGCTCCAACAGCTGGACTCAAATCTAGTCAA attATTCCGGTACACTTAGATAAAAGTGAAATCGAAGAATTTTACAACGGTTGTTGTAATGGCACGTTTTGGCCATTATTTCACTCGATGCCCGATCGTGCAAATTTCGTATCTAGGGACTGgaaa ACATACTGTAAAGTCAACGACAAGTTTGCCGATTGCACGCTGGACGCCCTGCGGGATGCTATAAAAACCCTAGACAACGCCGGAGATTACCATACGGCTCCCTTGGTGTGGATCCATGATTATCAGCTACTGACAACCGCGACTAAAATTCGTCAAGTGTGCGAAGCAGAAAATTTGAGGTGTAAACTGGGATTCTTCTTACATATACCGTTTCCATCGTGGGACATTATGAGACTGTTGCCTTGGGACGATCAAGTTCTCCAGGGAATGTTGG CTTACGATTTCACCGCGTTCCATATCGAGGACTACTGCTTGAACTTCATTGACTGCTGCTGTCGGCGGCTAGGATGCCGCGTGGACCGGACCAACATGTTGGTGGAGTTGGCCGGTAGGACCATACAGGTGAAAGCGCTGCCGATTGGAATACCGTTCGACCGTTTCGTCCAATTGTCGGAGAAGGCCCCGGCGTTCCTGAACCTGTCGGACGATGTCAAGGTAATACTGGGTGTGGACAGACTGGACTACACCAAGGGTCTGGTGCACCGGATCTTGGCGTTCGAGAAGTTCCTGGACAAGTACCCGGAGCACCGGGAGAAGGTGGTGCTGCTGCAGATCTCAGTGCCATCCAGGACGGACGTTAAGGAGTACAAACAGCTCAAGGACGAGACAGAACTGCTGATCGGCCGCATCAACGGCCGGTTCTCGATGCCCAACTGGTCGCCGATCCGGTACATCTACGGGTGCCTGAGCCAAGAGCAGTTGGCCGCCCTGTACCGGGACTGCGCGGTGGCCCTGGTGACGCCACTCCGGGACGGTATGAACCTGGTGGCGAAGGAGTTCGTGGCGTGCCAGATCCGGACGCCGGGTGTGTTGATCCTGTCGCCGTTCGCCGGTGCCGGGGGCACCATGCACGAGGCGCTGCTGGTCAACCCGTACGAGCTGGACGAGATGGCCAACGTGCTGCACCGGGCCCTGCGGATGCCGCTGGACGAGCGCGAGTTGCGCATGACGCAGCTCAGGCACCGCGAACAGCTGCTGGACGTCAACTACTGGATGACGTCGTTCTTCTCGTCGATGGGCGCGTTGGGCGACGACTCGGGTGACGGCAAAGCCGACGACGGTACCGGACTGCCGTCCAAGAGCATGCAACTGCAGCTGGACGACTTCGACATGTACCTGAGCAACCACATCGCGGGCGCGGGCAAGCTGAGCTTGATCCTGGACTACGACGGCACACTCACGCACCTCACGTCGCACCCCGACCTGGCCGTCATGTCCGAGGAGACGGTCAAGGTGCTGCAGCGGCTCAGCCGCATGCCGGACGTGAACATCGCCATCATATCGGGCCGGACGCTGGACAACGTCAAGTCCATGGTGGGCATCGAGAACGTGACGTACGCGGGCAGCCACGGCATCGAGATCCTGCACCCGGACGGCACCAACTTCGTGCACCCGGTGCCCAGGCAGTACGAGCAAAAGGTGGCCGAGCTGCAGAAGGTGCTCAGGGACGAGGTGTGCGGCGACGGCGCTTGGGTGGAGAACAAGGGCGTGATGCTGACGTACCACTACCGGGAGGTGCCGGCCGCCCGGCGCGAACACCTGGAACGCCGAGCTGTGGAGATATTCGAGGCGGCCGGTTTCGAGCCGCACCGCGGGTTCCTGGCCATCGAGGGCAAGCCGCCGGTCACGTGGGACCAGGGCCGCGCGTCCATTTACATACTGCGCACCACGTACGGCGTCGACTGGTCCGAGCGAGTGCGCGTCGTGTACGCGGGCAACGAGGACGCCATGTTGGCGCTGCAGGGCATAGCGTGCACGTTCCGCGTCGACCCGTCGCCGATGGTCCAGACGGCCGCCGACTTCCGGTTGTCCGGTCCCGACGCCGTGCTCACTATGCTCAAGTGGGTGGAGAAGGAGATGCACAAGCGGCTGCCGACGCTCGGCGGCCGGACGGTCAGCAACAGCCGGTTGCAGAACGCGGCGCTGGCGCACAGCATCCGGTCACAGATGAGCATCGACCAGAAGGAGGAGGAGAAGGAGAAGATGATCCTACTTGCCCGGAGGTCCAAACTCACCACCACTTGA
- the LOC113550030 gene encoding alpha,alpha-trehalose-phosphate synthase [UDP-forming]-like isoform X1 — translation MASRRVSINDYDSNAPSNLFRTNGQNLSGMGNKKREINAPLIVVSNRLPFVLGKNADGDLVRKQSAGGLVTAVAPVVVECNGTWIGWSGSFDLKPNDPIPESDPEDKAPTAGLKSSQIIPVHLDKSEIEEFYNGCCNGTFWPLFHSMPDRANFVSRDWKTYCKVNDKFADCTLDALRDAIKTLDNAGDYHTAPLVWIHDYQLLTTATKIRQVCEAENLRCKLGFFLHIPFPSWDIMRLLPWDDQVLQGMLAYDFTAFHIEDYCLNFIDCCCRRLGCRVDRTNMLVELAGRTIQVKALPIGIPFDRFVQLSEKAPAFLNLSDDVKVILGVDRLDYTKGLVHRILAFEKFLDKYPEHREKVVLLQISVPSRTDVKEYKQLKDETELLIGRINGRFSMPNWSPIRYIYGCLSQEQLAALYRDCAVALVTPLRDGMNLVAKEFVACQIRTPGVLILSPFAGAGGTMHEALLVNPYELDEMANVLHRALRMPLDERELRMTQLRHREQLLDVNYWMTSFFSSMGALGDDSGDGKADDGTGLPSKSMQLQLDDFDMYLSNHIAGAGKLSLILDYDGTLTHLTSHPDLAVMSEETVKVLQRLSRMPDVNIAIISGRTLDNVKSMVGIENVTYAGSHGIEILHPDGTNFVHPVPRQYEQKVAELQKVLRDEVCGDGAWVENKGVMLTYHYREVPAARREHLERRAVEIFEAAGFEPHRGFLAIEGKPPVTWDQGRASIYILRTTYGVDWSERVRVVYAGNEDAMLALQGIACTFRVDPSPMVQTAADFRLSGPDAVLTMLKWVEKEMHKRLPTLGGRTVSNSRLQNAALAHSIRSQMSIDQKEEEKEKMILLARRSKLTTT, via the exons ATGGCCAGTCGCCGTGTAAGCATCAACGACTATGACTCCAACGCGCCTAGCAACTTATTCCGGACCAATGGCCAAA ATTTATCCGGCATGGGAAATAAAAAGAGAGAAATCAACGCTCCTCTCATCGTCGTTTCCAATCGACTTCCATTCGTGTTGGGTAAAAACGCAGACGGAGACTTAGTACGGAAACAAAG tgcCGGTGGTCTTGTAACGGCCGTCGCACCAGTTGTTGTCGAATGTAATGGCACATGGATTGGATGGTCCGGTTCCTTCGATTTAAAACCAAATGATCCAATTCCGGAATCTGATCCGGAAGACAAAGCTCCAACAGCTGGACTCAAATCTAGTCAA attATTCCGGTACACTTAGATAAAAGTGAAATCGAAGAATTTTACAACGGTTGTTGTAATGGCACGTTTTGGCCATTATTTCACTCGATGCCCGATCGTGCAAATTTCGTATCTAGGGACTGgaaa ACATACTGTAAAGTCAACGACAAGTTTGCCGATTGCACGCTGGACGCCCTGCGGGATGCTATAAAAACCCTAGACAACGCCGGAGATTACCATACGGCTCCCTTGGTGTGGATCCATGATTATCAGCTACTGACAACCGCGACTAAAATTCGTCAAGTGTGCGAAGCAGAAAATTTGAGGTGTAAACTGGGATTCTTCTTACATATACCGTTTCCATCGTGGGACATTATGAGACTGTTGCCTTGGGACGATCAAGTTCTCCAGGGAATGTTGG CTTACGATTTCACCGCGTTCCATATCGAGGACTACTGCTTGAACTTCATTGACTGCTGCTGTCGGCGGCTAGGATGCCGCGTGGACCGGACCAACATGTTGGTGGAGTTGGCCGGTAGGACCATACAGGTGAAAGCGCTGCCGATTGGAATACCGTTCGACCGTTTCGTCCAATTGTCGGAGAAGGCCCCGGCGTTCCTGAACCTGTCGGACGATGTCAAGGTAATACTGGGTGTGGACAGACTGGACTACACCAAGGGTCTGGTGCACCGGATCTTGGCGTTCGAGAAGTTCCTGGACAAGTACCCGGAGCACCGGGAGAAGGTGGTGCTGCTGCAGATCTCAGTGCCATCCAGGACGGACGTTAAGGAGTACAAACAGCTCAAGGACGAGACAGAACTGCTGATCGGCCGCATCAACGGCCGGTTCTCGATGCCCAACTGGTCGCCGATCCGGTACATCTACGGGTGCCTGAGCCAAGAGCAGTTGGCCGCCCTGTACCGGGACTGCGCGGTGGCCCTGGTGACGCCACTCCGGGACGGTATGAACCTGGTGGCGAAGGAGTTCGTGGCGTGCCAGATCCGGACGCCGGGTGTGTTGATCCTGTCGCCGTTCGCCGGTGCCGGGGGCACCATGCACGAGGCGCTGCTGGTCAACCCGTACGAGCTGGACGAGATGGCCAACGTGCTGCACCGGGCCCTGCGGATGCCGCTGGACGAGCGCGAGTTGCGCATGACGCAGCTCAGGCACCGCGAACAGCTGCTGGACGTCAACTACTGGATGACGTCGTTCTTCTCGTCGATGGGCGCGTTGGGCGACGACTCGGGTGACGGCAAAGCCGACGACGGTACCGGACTGCCGTCCAAGAGCATGCAACTGCAGCTGGACGACTTCGACATGTACCTGAGCAACCACATCGCGGGCGCGGGCAAGCTGAGCTTGATCCTGGACTACGACGGCACACTCACGCACCTCACGTCGCACCCCGACCTGGCCGTCATGTCCGAGGAGACGGTCAAGGTGCTGCAGCGGCTCAGCCGCATGCCGGACGTGAACATCGCCATCATATCGGGCCGGACGCTGGACAACGTCAAGTCCATGGTGGGCATCGAGAACGTGACGTACGCGGGCAGCCACGGCATCGAGATCCTGCACCCGGACGGCACCAACTTCGTGCACCCGGTGCCCAGGCAGTACGAGCAAAAGGTGGCCGAGCTGCAGAAGGTGCTCAGGGACGAGGTGTGCGGCGACGGCGCTTGGGTGGAGAACAAGGGCGTGATGCTGACGTACCACTACCGGGAGGTGCCGGCCGCCCGGCGCGAACACCTGGAACGCCGAGCTGTGGAGATATTCGAGGCGGCCGGTTTCGAGCCGCACCGCGGGTTCCTGGCCATCGAGGGCAAGCCGCCGGTCACGTGGGACCAGGGCCGCGCGTCCATTTACATACTGCGCACCACGTACGGCGTCGACTGGTCCGAGCGAGTGCGCGTCGTGTACGCGGGCAACGAGGACGCCATGTTGGCGCTGCAGGGCATAGCGTGCACGTTCCGCGTCGACCCGTCGCCGATGGTCCAGACGGCCGCCGACTTCCGGTTGTCCGGTCCCGACGCCGTGCTCACTATGCTCAAGTGGGTGGAGAAGGAGATGCACAAGCGGCTGCCGACGCTCGGCGGCCGGACGGTCAGCAACAGCCGGTTGCAGAACGCGGCGCTGGCGCACAGCATCCGGTCACAGATGAGCATCGACCAGAAGGAGGAGGAGAAGGAGAAGATGATCCTACTTGCCCGGAGGTCCAAACTCACCACCACTTGA